In Campylobacter vulpis, a genomic segment contains:
- a CDS encoding sodium-dependent transporter has product MGSKFSKIGFVLAVAGSAVGLGNAWKFPTLVGQNGGSAFVLLYLVLTLGVAFVIFLAELSIGKLSEKDPVNGYKTLAPTNKKTWSMAGFTMLGAILIVSFYSLVIGWVVKYMYFSATGNLSQTLEESEKQFTNLLLNDFLSQFICFSLIFLIVFYVVSKGVKNGIERLNVWMMPTLFILLILMLFYALSHTNGFSEALQFLFVPDFSKISGTSILEALALAFFSLSLGVGTIITYSASLPDKTNFITSTLNIILINILIGLMMGLIVFTFIFEFGANPNQAGPGLIFISLTTLFAKLGIVGYILGATFFLSLIFAGITSAISMIEPFAFYLINTFKMSRKNALILIGVIVYILGNLCILSTLSITEFKILGMSFFDVLDYISGKIIMPLGGILAAIFVGFVMKKKALEILFEPYMSGVFFKVWYFFLRFIAPLAVIIIVINAFK; this is encoded by the coding sequence ATGGGTTCTAAATTCTCAAAAATAGGCTTTGTATTAGCAGTCGCTGGCTCTGCTGTGGGGCTTGGAAATGCGTGGAAATTTCCTACTTTAGTGGGGCAAAATGGCGGATCGGCTTTTGTGCTTTTATATTTAGTGCTTACTTTGGGCGTGGCTTTTGTGATATTTTTAGCAGAACTTAGCATAGGAAAATTAAGCGAAAAAGACCCTGTCAATGGTTACAAAACCCTTGCACCAACAAACAAAAAAACTTGGTCTATGGCTGGTTTTACTATGCTTGGAGCGATTTTAATCGTCTCTTTTTATAGCCTTGTAATAGGCTGGGTTGTTAAATATATGTATTTTAGTGCCACAGGGAATTTAAGTCAAACTTTAGAAGAGAGCGAAAAGCAATTTACTAACCTTTTGCTTAACGATTTTTTGAGTCAATTTATCTGCTTTAGTCTTATTTTTCTCATCGTTTTTTATGTGGTTTCAAAAGGCGTTAAAAATGGCATTGAAAGGCTTAATGTATGGATGATGCCAACCTTATTTATCTTGCTTATCTTAATGCTTTTTTATGCTTTAAGTCATACAAATGGCTTTAGTGAGGCTTTACAATTTCTTTTCGTGCCTGATTTTTCAAAAATCAGTGGCACTTCTATCCTAGAAGCCTTAGCCCTTGCCTTTTTTAGCCTTTCTTTGGGCGTGGGGACGATTATCACTTATTCCGCCTCTTTACCTGATAAAACAAATTTCATCACAAGCACACTTAATATTATTTTAATTAACATTCTCATAGGGCTTATGATGGGACTTATCGTCTTTACCTTCATCTTTGAATTTGGAGCCAATCCAAATCAAGCAGGACCGGGACTTATCTTTATCTCACTTACCACGCTTTTTGCTAAACTTGGCATTGTAGGATACATACTTGGAGCGACTTTTTTCTTATCCTTGATTTTCGCAGGGATTACTTCGGCAATTTCGATGATAGAGCCTTTTGCCTTTTATCTTATCAATACCTTTAAAATGAGCCGCAAAAATGCCTTGATTTTAATCGGTGTTATCGTTTATATTTTGGGAAATTTGTGTATTTTATCAACTCTAAGCATAACAGAATTTAAGATTTTAGGAATGAGCTTTTTTGATGTGCTTGATTATATTTCTGGTAAGATTATTATGCCTTTAGGTGGAATTTTAGCGGCAATTTTTGTAGGCTTTGTGATGAAAAAGAAAGCTTTAGAGATATTATTTGAGCCTTATATGAGCGGAGTATTTTTTAAAGTGTGGTATTTCTTTTTAAGATTTATCGCACCTTTGGCTGTTATTATCATCGTTATCAATGCTTTTAAATGA
- a CDS encoding biotin/lipoyl-containing protein has protein sequence MAKKFIDVMDTSFRDGFQSVYGARVLMDDFIPALEAAKEAGIRHFEFGGGARFQSLYFYLNEDAFLMMDKFREIVGEEANLQTLSRGVNTVTLDTGSRDLIDLHAKLFAKHGTTTIRNFDALNDVNNLKFSGECITKHGLKHEIVITLMDLPPNCSGAHDVPFYEKILREILSAEIPFSSLCFKDASGTSNPEKIYQTIKMARSILPSETHIRLHTHESAGVSIACYLAALEAGADGIDLAASPVSGGTSQPDILTMMHAIKGKNYDFGLDLEKILKYEEVFKECMADYFLPPESTMVSPLIPFSPMPGGALTANTQMMRDNNILDKFPEVIKAMREVVEKGGYGTSVTPVSQFYFQQAFNNVMFGKWKKIADGYGKMVLGYFGKTPVAPDEAIVKLGAEQLNLEPTTELAIDLADKDESKSLAYIKALLEKEGLETSEENIFIAGACKEKGIAFLKGEAKVNVRKLSTMPKPISAEENKFTVSVNGNKYHVELHAGFDKDVNVKNIQKIPQNESISENAIQAGISGNVFKILIKENDEVKEGQVVMILEAMKMEIEVQATKSGIIGQICVGAGDTVSEGEALAIYKE, from the coding sequence ATGGCAAAAAAATTCATAGATGTGATGGATACAAGCTTTAGGGACGGCTTTCAGTCCGTTTATGGAGCAAGGGTTTTAATGGACGATTTTATCCCTGCTCTTGAAGCGGCAAAAGAAGCTGGGATTAGACATTTTGAATTTGGTGGTGGAGCGCGCTTTCAAAGTCTTTATTTTTATCTTAATGAAGATGCCTTTTTGATGATGGATAAATTCCGTGAAATTGTTGGCGAAGAGGCAAATTTGCAAACCCTTTCAAGAGGGGTTAATACCGTAACGCTAGATACTGGAAGTCGTGATCTTATCGACCTGCACGCTAAACTTTTTGCCAAACACGGCACCACAACGATAAGAAATTTTGACGCACTCAATGATGTCAATAATCTTAAATTTAGCGGAGAGTGCATCACAAAGCACGGCTTAAAACACGAAATCGTCATCACACTTATGGACCTACCGCCAAATTGTTCTGGCGCACACGATGTGCCTTTTTATGAAAAAATTTTAAGAGAAATTTTGAGCGCTGAAATTCCTTTCTCAAGCCTTTGCTTTAAAGATGCAAGTGGCACTTCAAATCCTGAAAAAATTTACCAAACTATCAAAATGGCAAGAAGCATTTTGCCAAGTGAAACTCACATAAGACTTCATACTCACGAGAGTGCTGGAGTTAGCATAGCGTGCTATTTAGCGGCTTTAGAGGCTGGGGCTGATGGCATAGACCTAGCTGCCTCTCCTGTAAGTGGTGGCACTTCGCAACCTGATATTTTAACAATGATGCACGCCATTAAGGGCAAAAATTACGATTTTGGTTTGGATTTAGAAAAGATTTTAAAATATGAAGAGGTGTTTAAGGAGTGTATGGCGGATTATTTTTTACCACCAGAATCAACTATGGTAAGTCCTCTCATACCATTTTCTCCTATGCCCGGAGGAGCGCTAACGGCTAATACTCAAATGATGCGAGATAATAATATCTTAGATAAATTCCCAGAAGTCATTAAGGCTATGCGTGAGGTTGTGGAAAAGGGAGGTTACGGCACTTCAGTAACGCCTGTTTCACAATTTTATTTCCAACAAGCTTTTAATAATGTAATGTTTGGAAAATGGAAAAAAATCGCCGATGGTTATGGGAAAATGGTGCTAGGCTATTTTGGAAAAACCCCTGTCGCCCCCGATGAAGCTATCGTTAAGCTAGGCGCAGAACAACTAAATTTAGAACCTACTACGGAATTAGCCATAGATTTAGCGGATAAAGATGAAAGTAAAAGCCTAGCCTACATCAAAGCCCTTTTGGAAAAAGAAGGCTTAGAAACAAGCGAAGAAAACATTTTTATCGCTGGAGCTTGCAAGGAAAAGGGTATAGCCTTTTTAAAAGGCGAAGCTAAGGTCAATGTGCGAAAACTTAGCACTATGCCAAAGCCCATAAGTGCTGAAGAAAATAAATTTACCGTCTCCGTTAATGGTAATAAATACCATGTCGAACTTCATGCAGGATTTGATAAAGATGTCAATGTTAAAAATATCCAAAAAATCCCGCAAAATGAAAGCATAAGTGAAAACGCCATTCAAGCTGGAATTTCTGGTAATGTCTTTAAAATTCTCATTAAAGAAAATGATGAAGTTAAAGAGGGGCAGGTTGTGATGATTTTAGAAGCTATGAAAATGGAAATAGAAGTGCAAGCTACAAAAAGTGGCATTATAGGGCAAATTTGTGTGGGAGCAGGCGATACGGTAAGCGAAGGTGAAGCCCTTGCCATTTATAAAGAATAA
- the pckA gene encoding phosphoenolpyruvate carboxykinase (ATP), protein MKNMENLGLSNIKEVFYNLSYDELFKHEIQNQEGECTQNGTFSVDTGIFTGRSPKDKYFVKQDPSQKYLAWGKVNQPISKELFDKLLKKARKTLSGKNIYIQDAYCGASLKSRKAVRFVTEVAWQAHFVKNMFIRPSEKELENFKPDFIVYNACKCVNDNYKEDGLNSEVFVIFNIEENIAVIGGTWYGGEMKKGIFSMMNYWLPLENKLSMHCSANVGEKGDVALFFGLSGTGKTTLSTDPKRKLIGDDEHGWDDEGVFNFEGGCYAKTINLDPNSEPEIYAAIKKNALLENVVLKADKSVDYNDASKTENTRVSYPIEHIINHEPSLKAGHPQNIIFLSADAFGVLPPVSKLSKEQAMYYFLSGYTAKVAGTERGITEPQATFSACFGEPFMPLHPTVYARLLGEKIQKHQVNVYLVNTGWSGGSYGVGKRMSIKATRACIDAILNGSIEKCEFENLEIFNLAVPKSLEGVETRLLNPINTWEDKDAYLSTRDKLAKMFIENFKRYEDVKEGVEFSKFGPKI, encoded by the coding sequence ATGAAAAATATGGAAAATTTGGGATTAAGCAACATTAAAGAAGTGTTTTATAATCTAAGCTACGATGAGCTTTTTAAGCACGAAATACAAAATCAAGAAGGCGAATGCACACAAAATGGAACTTTTAGTGTTGATACTGGAATTTTTACGGGTAGAAGCCCTAAAGATAAATATTTTGTCAAGCAAGACCCCTCACAAAAATATCTTGCTTGGGGCAAGGTTAATCAGCCCATTAGCAAAGAGCTTTTTGACAAACTTCTAAAAAAAGCTAGAAAAACCTTAAGTGGAAAAAATATCTATATCCAAGATGCGTATTGTGGAGCAAGCCTTAAAAGTCGCAAGGCTGTGCGTTTTGTAACGGAAGTTGCGTGGCAAGCACATTTTGTCAAAAATATGTTTATCCGTCCTAGTGAAAAGGAACTTGAGAATTTTAAGCCCGATTTTATCGTTTATAATGCTTGTAAATGCGTCAATGACAATTATAAAGAAGACGGCTTAAATTCGGAAGTTTTTGTAATTTTTAATATAGAAGAAAATATCGCAGTAATTGGAGGCACTTGGTATGGTGGTGAGATGAAAAAGGGAATTTTTTCTATGATGAATTACTGGCTACCTTTAGAAAATAAACTTTCAATGCATTGCAGTGCTAATGTCGGTGAGAAAGGCGATGTGGCTTTATTTTTCGGCTTAAGTGGAACAGGCAAAACCACACTTTCAACAGACCCCAAACGCAAACTTATAGGCGATGATGAGCATGGTTGGGACGATGAGGGCGTATTTAATTTTGAGGGGGGTTGCTATGCTAAAACCATTAATTTAGACCCAAATAGTGAGCCTGAAATTTATGCAGCTATTAAGAAAAATGCCCTTTTAGAAAATGTTGTTTTAAAAGCGGATAAAAGTGTCGATTATAATGATGCTTCTAAAACTGAAAATACAAGAGTTTCTTATCCAATTGAGCATATTATTAATCACGAACCGAGCCTAAAAGCTGGACATCCGCAAAATATCATCTTTTTAAGTGCTGATGCTTTTGGAGTATTACCTCCTGTAAGTAAGCTAAGTAAAGAACAAGCGATGTATTATTTTTTAAGTGGCTACACAGCTAAAGTGGCGGGGACGGAGCGTGGCATTACAGAGCCTCAAGCAACTTTTTCGGCGTGTTTTGGTGAACCTTTTATGCCTTTACACCCTACGGTTTATGCACGCTTATTAGGAGAAAAAATTCAAAAACATCAAGTTAATGTCTATCTTGTCAATACAGGCTGGAGTGGCGGAAGCTACGGCGTTGGAAAGAGAATGAGCATTAAGGCGACTAGGGCTTGTATTGATGCGATTTTAAATGGCAGTATAGAAAAATGTGAATTTGAAAATTTAGAGATTTTTAATCTCGCCGTGCCAAAATCCTTAGAAGGCGTAGAAACAAGACTTTTAAATCCTATCAACACTTGGGAAGATAAAGATGCCTATCTAAGCACACGCGATAAACTAGCCAAGATGTTTATAGAAAATTTCAAGCGTTACGAAGATGTCAAAGAGGGCGTTGAATTTAGCAAATTTGGACCTAAAATTTAA
- the argH gene encoding argininosuccinate lyase, translated as MKNQMWSGRFSTASDTLLKEFNASLNVDKELFKQDIKGSMAHATMLEHCGILKQNELEAILKGLEQIQNEIQSESFIFNIDDEDIHMAVEKRLSEIIGKEIGGKLHTARSRNDQVATDFKLFVKEKTGELMLLLKELIITLIAHAKEHKESIMPSFTHLQHAQPISFSFWILSYAFMFKRDILRLENALELADECPLGSCACAGTSYPTNRTLSAKMLGFKNPMQNAMDGVSDRDFALDLLYNIAVIFTHTSRLCEELILFSSTEFDFIAISDSFSTGSSIMPQKKNPDVCELIRGKTGRVYGNLIALFTTMKALPLAYNKDMQEDKEGVFDSVKTAQNSLIILNAMLKEIKVKKENMLKACKNGHLLATDLADYLVRRKNIPFREAHFIVGKVVAYAENEGIDLSEISNLAQIDSIFDEEAMQILDFKHSLNAKQSEGSSSTSSVEKQIQDLEDFLKAKSL; from the coding sequence ATGAAAAATCAAATGTGGTCAGGGCGTTTTAGCACTGCTAGCGATACGCTTTTAAAAGAATTTAATGCGAGTTTAAATGTTGATAAAGAGCTTTTTAAGCAAGATATAAAAGGCTCTATGGCACACGCAACTATGCTTGAGCATTGTGGAATTTTAAAACAAAATGAGCTTGAAGCAATTTTAAAAGGCTTAGAGCAAATTCAAAATGAAATTCAAAGTGAAAGCTTTATTTTTAACATTGACGATGAAGATATTCATATGGCTGTGGAAAAACGCTTAAGCGAAATTATAGGCAAGGAAATAGGCGGTAAGCTTCACACGGCAAGAAGTAGAAACGATCAGGTTGCGACAGACTTTAAACTCTTTGTCAAAGAAAAAACAGGGGAACTTATGCTTTTACTTAAAGAGCTCATCATAACTCTCATCGCACACGCTAAAGAACATAAAGAAAGCATTATGCCTTCTTTTACGCACCTTCAGCACGCCCAGCCCATAAGCTTTTCCTTTTGGATTTTAAGCTATGCTTTTATGTTTAAAAGAGATATTTTAAGGCTTGAAAACGCCCTTGAATTAGCCGATGAATGTCCGCTTGGAAGTTGTGCTTGTGCGGGAACTAGCTATCCTACAAATAGAACTTTAAGTGCTAAAATGCTTGGCTTTAAAAATCCTATGCAAAATGCTATGGACGGAGTGAGTGATAGAGACTTTGCTCTAGATTTGCTTTATAATATCGCTGTGATTTTTACTCATACTTCAAGACTTTGCGAAGAACTCATTCTTTTTTCAAGCACAGAATTTGACTTTATCGCTATTAGCGATAGTTTTTCTACGGGAAGTTCCATTATGCCACAAAAGAAAAATCCCGATGTTTGCGAACTCATACGCGGTAAAACAGGACGCGTATATGGGAATTTAATCGCCCTTTTTACCACGATGAAAGCCTTACCTCTAGCTTATAATAAAGATATGCAAGAGGATAAGGAGGGTGTTTTTGATAGTGTCAAAACGGCTCAAAATTCGCTCATTATTCTAAATGCCATGCTTAAGGAAATTAAAGTCAAAAAAGAAAATATGCTTAAAGCTTGTAAAAATGGACATTTGCTGGCAACTGATTTGGCAGATTATTTAGTAAGAAGAAAGAATATCCCATTTAGAGAGGCACATTTTATTGTGGGTAAGGTTGTCGCTTATGCTGAAAATGAGGGCATTGATCTTAGTGAAATTTCAAATTTGGCTCAAATTGATAGCATTTTTGATGAAGAAGCAATGCAAATTTTAGACTTTAAACACTCACTCAACGCTAAACAAAGCGAGGGTTCAAGCTCCACTTCAAGTGTTGAGAAGCAAATTCAAGATTTAGAAGACTTTTTAAAGGCGAAAAGCCTTTAA
- a CDS encoding histidine triad nucleotide-binding protein, translating to MREKTIFELIVEGAVPCNKVLEDNDFLAFHDINPRAPIHILVIPKKHFRDFQEFEPELMAKMTRFIQELAVLLELDKKGYRLVSNCGKGSGQEVFHLHFHILGGFESLKDKTPPKTLF from the coding sequence ATGCGAGAAAAGACGATTTTTGAGCTTATCGTTGAGGGTGCTGTGCCTTGCAATAAGGTCTTAGAAGATAATGATTTTCTCGCCTTTCACGATATTAACCCACGGGCACCTATCCATATTTTAGTAATCCCTAAAAAGCATTTTAGGGATTTTCAAGAATTTGAGCCTGAACTTATGGCTAAAATGACGCGTTTTATCCAAGAATTAGCCGTGCTTTTAGAACTAGATAAAAAGGGCTATCGTTTAGTGAGTAATTGTGGTAAGGGCAGTGGGCAAGAAGTTTTTCATTTACACTTCCATATTTTGGGTGGTTTTGAAAGTTTAAAGGATAAAACTCCTCCCAAAACACTTTTTTAA
- a CDS encoding anaerobic C4-dicarboxylate transporter, whose protein sequence is MEFLTSLSESTQFLIQIIVVLICLFYGAKKGGIALGLLGGIGILMLVFAFHIKPGKPAIDVMLTILAVVVASATLQASGGLDVMLQIAERILRRNPKFLTILAPFVTCFLTILCGTGHVVYTIMPIIYDIAIKNGIRPERPMAAASISSQMGIIASPVSVAVVSLTALLLNADNKLAGFDGYINLLQITIPSTLLGVLCVGIFSWFRGKDLDKDEEFQNKLKDSEFKQYVYGDSKTLLGVKLAKSSWIAMWIFLGAIALVALLGVFDNLRPNWGQVVKNGVPQTDALGNPKLDTLSMVAVIQMFMLIAGSLIIIFTKTEAKKIASNEIFKSGMIALVAVFGISWMADTMFAVHTPMMKAALGDVVKEYPWTYAIMLLLISKFVNSQAAAIAAFVPLALGIGVEPGIIVAFAAACYGYYILPTYPSDLATIQFDRSGTTKIGKFVINHSFIIPGLIGVSSSCVFGYLLVLVAGYIN, encoded by the coding sequence ATGGAGTTTTTGACTTCTCTTAGTGAGAGCACTCAGTTTCTTATCCAAATCATCGTTGTATTGATTTGTCTATTTTACGGAGCAAAAAAAGGCGGTATCGCTCTTGGTTTGCTTGGTGGTATAGGCATTTTAATGTTAGTTTTTGCTTTTCACATAAAGCCGGGAAAACCTGCTATTGATGTGATGCTAACCATTTTAGCCGTTGTTGTGGCAAGTGCAACTTTGCAAGCTAGTGGTGGGCTTGATGTTATGCTTCAAATTGCCGAACGCATTTTAAGGCGTAATCCTAAATTTTTAACGATTTTAGCACCTTTTGTAACTTGCTTTTTAACGATACTTTGCGGAACAGGACATGTTGTTTATACCATAATGCCTATTATTTATGACATTGCTATTAAAAACGGCATACGCCCAGAACGCCCTATGGCAGCAGCTTCCATTTCCTCTCAAATGGGTATCATTGCTTCGCCTGTTTCTGTGGCTGTTGTGAGTTTAACCGCTTTACTCTTAAATGCGGATAATAAACTAGCTGGTTTTGATGGCTATATCAATCTTCTTCAAATCACTATCCCTAGCACCTTACTTGGGGTTTTATGTGTAGGAATTTTTTCTTGGTTTAGAGGTAAAGATTTGGATAAAGATGAGGAATTTCAAAACAAACTTAAGGACTCTGAATTTAAACAATATGTCTATGGAGATAGCAAAACCCTACTAGGCGTTAAGCTTGCTAAAAGTTCTTGGATAGCAATGTGGATTTTCTTAGGTGCTATCGCTTTAGTGGCACTGCTTGGCGTGTTTGATAATTTAAGACCAAATTGGGGTCAAGTGGTAAAAAATGGCGTTCCACAAACAGACGCTTTGGGTAATCCTAAGCTTGATACGCTTTCAATGGTTGCGGTTATCCAAATGTTTATGCTAATCGCCGGTTCTTTGATTATCATCTTTACCAAAACAGAGGCGAAGAAAATTGCGTCAAATGAAATTTTTAAATCAGGTATGATAGCACTTGTGGCGGTGTTTGGAATTTCTTGGATGGCGGATACGATGTTTGCGGTGCATACGCCGATGATGAAAGCTGCACTTGGTGATGTGGTAAAAGAGTATCCTTGGACTTATGCAATTATGCTTTTATTAATCTCCAAATTTGTTAATTCTCAAGCCGCTGCTATTGCTGCTTTTGTACCTTTAGCTTTAGGAATTGGCGTGGAGCCGGGTATTATCGTCGCTTTTGCTGCTGCTTGTTATGGTTATTATATTTTACCAACCTATCCAAGCGATTTAGCAACCATACAATTTGACCGCTCAGGAACAACTAAAATAGGTAAATTTGTTATCAATCATAGCTTTATTATACCTGGGCTTATTGGTGTTTCTAGCTCTTGTGTGTTTGGCTATCTTTTAGTTTTAGTCGCTGGCTATATTAATTAA